From a single Agrobacterium tumefaciens genomic region:
- the recR gene encoding recombination mediator RecR yields the protein MAKRVTGPEIEKLIQLLAKVPGLGPRSARRAALHLIKKKEQLLGPLGHAMSEAYDKVKICSCCGNVDTIDPCTVCADDRRDQSVIIVVEDVSDLWALERAGAMNTAYHVLGGTLSPLDGVGPEDLNIKGLIDRVSVGGIRELIIAVNATVEGQATAHYITDRLSDLGIKITRLAHGVPVGGELDYLDEGTLTAALRARTTI from the coding sequence ATGGCAAAACGAGTCACCGGTCCGGAAATCGAAAAACTGATCCAGCTTCTGGCAAAAGTGCCGGGACTTGGCCCCCGCTCGGCGCGGCGGGCGGCGCTGCATCTCATCAAGAAGAAGGAGCAGCTTCTCGGGCCGCTGGGCCACGCGATGAGCGAGGCCTATGACAAGGTGAAAATCTGCTCCTGCTGCGGCAATGTCGACACCATCGATCCCTGCACCGTCTGCGCCGACGACCGGCGCGACCAGTCAGTCATCATCGTTGTCGAGGACGTCTCGGATCTATGGGCGTTGGAACGGGCGGGCGCCATGAACACCGCCTATCATGTGCTGGGCGGCACGCTATCGCCGCTCGACGGTGTCGGGCCGGAAGATTTGAACATCAAGGGGCTGATCGACCGCGTCAGCGTCGGTGGCATTCGCGAGCTTATCATCGCCGTCAATGCGACAGTTGAGGGGCAGGCAACCGCCCACTATATCACCGACCGTCTCTCCGATCTCGGCATCAAGATCACCCGGCTTGCGCATGGGGTGCCGGTGGGCGGCGAGCTGGACTATCTCGACGAAGGCACATTGACGGCGGCGCTTCGGGCCCGCACGACGATCTGA
- the rimP gene encoding ribosome maturation factor RimP, whose product MADTAQESRLITETGIDQRIAEIIEPVLAGMGYLLVRVRLSNQNGMTLQVMAEREDGTMTVEDCEAISMAISPVLDVEDPVDKAYHLEVSSPGIDRPMVRKSDFTRWQGHLVKVETSILVENRKRFRGKIVEVDADGFKLERDQIAYGEEPTVTVPFSALSDAKLILTDDLIRDALRADKAAKAAAANQNDENETNED is encoded by the coding sequence ATGGCAGACACCGCACAAGAATCGCGACTGATAACTGAAACGGGCATCGACCAGCGCATTGCCGAGATCATCGAGCCTGTTTTGGCCGGTATGGGATATCTTCTGGTGCGCGTGCGGCTCTCCAACCAGAACGGCATGACGCTGCAGGTGATGGCCGAGCGCGAAGACGGCACCATGACCGTCGAGGACTGCGAAGCGATCTCCATGGCCATTTCACCGGTTCTTGATGTGGAAGATCCGGTCGATAAAGCGTATCATCTCGAAGTTTCCTCGCCCGGCATCGACCGGCCGATGGTTCGTAAATCGGATTTCACCCGCTGGCAGGGTCATCTGGTTAAGGTCGAAACCTCCATTCTGGTCGAAAACCGCAAGCGGTTTCGCGGCAAGATCGTCGAGGTCGATGCGGATGGCTTCAAGCTGGAACGCGACCAGATCGCCTATGGCGAGGAGCCAACAGTCACCGTTCCGTTCAGCGCGCTTTCCGATGCGAAGCTCATTCTGACGGACGACCTTATTCGTGATGCGCTGCGGGCAGACAAGGCGGCTAAGGCTGCCGCCGCAAACCAGAACGACGAAAACGAAACAAACGAAGACTAA
- a CDS encoding DNA polymerase III subunit gamma/tau translates to MSDTVPTTPSESQVGTGYRVLARKYRPKDFSDLMVGQEPMVRTLTNAFETGRIAQAYMLTGVRGVGKTTTARILARALNYKTDTIDKPTIDLRIPGEHCQAIMEGRHVDVIEMDAASHTGIDDIREIIEQVRYRPVSARYKVYIIDEVHMLSTQAFNGLLKTLEEPPEHVKFIFATTEIRKVPITVLSRCQRFDLRRISAADLVGLFTAIAGKEGFEAEPQALSMIARAAEGSARDGLSLLDQAIAHGGGRVEAEAVRGMLGLADRARIVDLFQHVVKGDVAAALSEFNGQYEAGANPVVVLNDLADFTHLVTRMKYVPDAADDPSLSEIERVRGAEFAETIAVTALSRIWQMLLKGIPETENASRPAGAAEMVLIRLSHAANLPAPEDAARRLLELSNGDGGYANGAPAGGGNGGGARAYSSAQTVAAARPVDLPAQRPATPQTSAILRAVPDSRPQDMQIAAPKTEERPEPKVPVNSMQDIADLCQKNRDPVMRAKVRNFVRLVRLEPGRLDMRLGDGAPGSLPGELGVRLKEWTGIHWIVSLSKEEGQPTLVEAEGNARDARLVDARQDPDVVAILQQFPGAKITDVRIRAVEQDEAEEIAPPSVAESSEGDILPGDDIEF, encoded by the coding sequence ATGAGCGATACCGTACCCACCACACCAAGCGAATCCCAGGTCGGGACCGGCTACCGGGTACTGGCGCGCAAATATCGCCCGAAGGATTTTTCCGATCTGATGGTCGGCCAGGAGCCGATGGTCCGCACGCTGACCAATGCGTTCGAGACCGGCCGCATCGCGCAGGCCTATATGCTGACCGGCGTCCGCGGCGTGGGCAAGACCACCACGGCGCGCATTCTCGCCCGCGCGCTGAATTACAAGACAGACACCATCGACAAGCCGACCATCGACCTGCGTATCCCCGGTGAACATTGCCAGGCGATCATGGAAGGCCGACATGTCGACGTGATCGAGATGGACGCCGCCTCCCATACGGGTATCGATGATATTCGCGAGATCATCGAGCAGGTGCGGTATCGCCCGGTCTCGGCGCGCTACAAGGTCTACATCATCGACGAAGTGCACATGCTGTCGACGCAGGCTTTCAACGGTCTTTTGAAGACCTTGGAAGAGCCGCCGGAGCATGTGAAATTCATCTTCGCGACCACCGAAATTCGCAAGGTTCCGATCACCGTTCTGTCGCGGTGCCAGCGTTTCGACCTGCGCCGCATCAGCGCTGCCGATCTCGTCGGCCTGTTCACCGCCATTGCCGGCAAGGAAGGTTTTGAGGCTGAGCCGCAGGCGCTGTCGATGATCGCCCGTGCAGCCGAGGGTTCCGCGCGTGACGGCCTTTCCCTGCTCGATCAGGCAATCGCCCATGGCGGTGGCCGTGTGGAGGCCGAAGCGGTGCGCGGCATGCTCGGCCTTGCCGACCGGGCGCGCATCGTCGATCTTTTCCAGCATGTCGTCAAAGGCGATGTCGCGGCGGCCCTTTCGGAATTCAACGGGCAGTATGAGGCGGGTGCGAACCCCGTCGTCGTATTGAACGACCTCGCCGATTTCACCCATCTCGTCACCCGCATGAAATATGTGCCTGACGCGGCAGACGATCCTTCTCTTTCCGAAATCGAACGCGTGCGTGGTGCGGAATTTGCCGAAACCATCGCGGTAACCGCGTTGTCTCGCATCTGGCAAATGCTGCTGAAGGGCATTCCGGAAACGGAAAATGCCTCGCGGCCTGCGGGTGCTGCCGAAATGGTGCTGATCCGGCTTTCTCATGCCGCCAATCTGCCCGCACCCGAAGATGCGGCACGGCGGCTGCTTGAGCTTTCCAACGGTGATGGCGGCTATGCCAACGGCGCGCCTGCGGGCGGCGGCAATGGTGGCGGGGCGCGGGCCTATTCGTCAGCGCAAACCGTGGCTGCGGCAAGACCTGTCGATCTTCCCGCCCAGCGCCCGGCAACGCCGCAGACGTCTGCAATTTTGCGCGCCGTTCCCGACAGCCGGCCGCAGGACATGCAGATCGCCGCACCAAAGACCGAAGAACGGCCGGAGCCGAAAGTTCCGGTTAATTCGATGCAGGATATTGCCGATCTCTGCCAGAAAAATCGCGATCCCGTCATGCGGGCGAAGGTCCGCAACTTTGTCCGGCTGGTTCGACTGGAACCGGGCCGGCTCGATATGCGGCTTGGCGATGGCGCCCCCGGCTCGCTGCCCGGCGAGCTTGGCGTGAGGCTAAAGGAGTGGACCGGTATCCACTGGATCGTCAGCCTCAGCAAGGAAGAGGGCCAGCCGACGCTGGTGGAGGCCGAGGGCAACGCCCGCGACGCCCGCCTTGTCGATGCGAGACAGGATCCGGACGTCGTGGCCATTCTCCAGCAATTCCCCGGCGCAAAAATCACCGACGTGCGCATCAGAGCTGTCGAACAGGACGAGGCGGAAGAAATCGCCCCGCCATCGGTTGCCGAATCGAGCGAAGGCGACATCCTTCCCGGCGACGACATCGAATTTTAA
- a CDS encoding MFS transporter — MPDRKSPLAPLRHLTYRRIWIASLASNFGGLIQAVGAAWMMTSLSSSENMIALVQASTSLPIMMFSLISGALADSFDRRRIMISAQFLMLTASVLLTVFAWSGWLTPWLLLFFTFMIGCGTALNNPSWQASVGEMVPREDLPAAVTLNSVGFNITRSVGPAIGGIIVAAAGAAAAFFVNALSYFTLLYALFRWQPPKNASTLPREQLLAAISAGMRYVAMSPNIGKVLVRGFLFGLSASAILALMPIVARDLVEGGPLTYGVMLGAFGVGAIGGALISARLREVMSSEWIVRVAFLGFAFSSGITAISTSAIITSLVLTVAGACWVLALSLFNTIVQLSTPRWVVGRALSLYQTLTFGGIAVGSWLWGELAEDYGISYSLLCSCVLMLLGVVVGLKLAMPAFASLNLDPLNRFVEPPLRLDIKPRSGPIAILIDYEIHDEDLGEFLPLMAERRRIRIRDGARNWNLMRDLENPDIWTESYHVPTWVEYVRHNHRRTQADAEAWDRLLELHRGKTRPRVHRMIERQTIPPTDDIFHKPHTDQH, encoded by the coding sequence GTGCCTGACCGTAAATCGCCACTCGCGCCTTTAAGGCATTTGACTTACAGACGAATCTGGATCGCCAGCCTTGCCTCGAATTTCGGCGGACTGATCCAGGCGGTGGGCGCCGCATGGATGATGACCTCGCTGTCGAGTTCCGAAAACATGATCGCGCTGGTGCAGGCTTCCACCTCGCTGCCGATCATGATGTTTTCGCTGATTTCAGGCGCGCTGGCCGACAGTTTTGATCGCCGCCGCATTATGATCTCGGCGCAGTTCTTGATGCTGACTGCCTCTGTACTGCTCACGGTTTTTGCCTGGTCCGGCTGGCTCACACCCTGGCTGCTGCTTTTCTTCACCTTCATGATCGGCTGCGGCACGGCGCTCAACAATCCGTCCTGGCAGGCCTCCGTTGGCGAAATGGTGCCGCGCGAGGATCTGCCCGCCGCCGTGACGCTGAACAGTGTCGGTTTCAACATCACCCGCAGCGTCGGCCCCGCCATCGGCGGTATCATCGTCGCTGCTGCCGGTGCCGCTGCCGCGTTTTTCGTCAATGCGCTCAGCTACTTCACCCTGCTTTATGCCCTGTTTCGCTGGCAGCCGCCCAAAAACGCCTCGACCTTGCCGCGCGAGCAGCTTCTCGCCGCCATATCGGCCGGAATGCGTTATGTGGCCATGTCGCCCAATATCGGCAAGGTGCTGGTGCGCGGCTTTCTCTTCGGCCTCTCCGCCAGTGCCATCCTGGCCTTGATGCCGATCGTTGCTCGCGATCTGGTCGAGGGCGGCCCGTTGACCTACGGCGTCATGCTGGGCGCATTCGGCGTCGGTGCCATTGGTGGCGCGCTCATCAGTGCCCGGTTGCGGGAAGTCATGTCCAGCGAATGGATCGTGCGTGTCGCCTTTTTAGGTTTCGCCTTCAGTTCCGGTATAACGGCAATCAGCACGAGTGCGATCATCACCTCACTGGTCCTGACCGTCGCCGGCGCCTGCTGGGTTCTGGCGCTTTCCCTGTTCAACACCATCGTCCAGCTTTCCACCCCGCGCTGGGTGGTGGGCCGGGCACTTTCGCTTTACCAGACGCTGACCTTCGGCGGCATCGCGGTCGGCAGCTGGCTGTGGGGTGAACTGGCGGAAGACTACGGCATTTCCTATTCGCTTCTCTGTTCCTGCGTGCTGATGCTGCTCGGCGTCGTCGTGGGCCTCAAGCTTGCCATGCCGGCCTTCGCCTCGCTCAATCTCGATCCGCTCAACCGTTTCGTGGAGCCGCCACTGAGGCTTGATATCAAGCCGCGCAGTGGCCCGATCGCCATTCTCATCGATTATGAAATCCATGACGAGGATCTCGGCGAATTCCTGCCGCTGATGGCTGAGCGCCGCCGCATCCGCATCCGGGATGGCGCGCGTAACTGGAACCTGATGCGCGATCTCGAAAACCCTGACATCTGGACTGAAAGCTACCATGTGCCGACATGGGTGGAATATGTCCGCCATAACCACCGCCGCACTCAGGCGGATGCGGAGGCTTGGGATCGGCTGCTCGAGCTTCATCGTGGCAAGACGCGGCCACGCGTACACCGGATGATCGAGCGGCAAACCATTCCGCCAACTGACGATATCTTCCATAAGCCGCATACCGACCAGCATTGA
- a CDS encoding HIT domain-containing protein, giving the protein MKTNMEDTLETFRLDDRLARDSVLVTRLGLCELRLQNDSRWPWLVLVPQRDSVSELFDLTPLDQAMLTFETNLVAAALKEVTGAIKINVGALGNIVRQLHVHIIARNEGDTCWPGPIWGHGTPVPYAAGEKETFMKKISGAL; this is encoded by the coding sequence ATGAAAACAAACATGGAGGACACCTTGGAGACATTCCGGCTGGACGACAGGCTGGCACGCGATAGCGTGCTTGTGACGCGTTTGGGGCTATGCGAATTGCGTTTGCAGAATGACAGCCGCTGGCCCTGGCTTGTGCTGGTGCCCCAGCGAGACAGTGTCAGCGAATTGTTCGATCTTACCCCGCTCGATCAGGCCATGCTGACATTTGAGACCAATCTCGTCGCCGCTGCGCTGAAAGAAGTCACGGGGGCCATCAAGATCAATGTCGGTGCGCTTGGCAATATCGTCCGGCAGCTTCATGTTCATATTATCGCCCGCAACGAAGGCGACACCTGCTGGCCTGGACCCATCTGGGGTCACGGAACGCCGGTGCCTTATGCGGCGGGTGAAAAGGAAACTTTCATGAAAAAAATCTCCGGCGCGCTCTGA
- the nusA gene encoding transcription termination factor NusA yields the protein MAVSANRLELLQIADAVAREKVIDREIVLAAMADAIQKAARSRYGSETNIRADINSKTGEIRLQRLLEVVEAAEDYSTQIPLELARDRNPDAKLGDFIADPLPPMDFGRIAAQSAKQVIVQKVREAERDRQYDEFKDRIGEIVNGTVKRVEYGNVIVDLGRGEGIIRRDEMIPRENMRYGDRVRAYVYDVRREQRGPQIFLSRTHPQFMVKLFTMEVPEIYDGIIQIKSVARDPGSRAKIAVISNDSSIDPVGACVGMRGSRVQAVVGELQGEKIDIIPWSQEPASFIVNALQPAEVAKVVLDEESERIEVVVPDEQLSLAIGRRGQNVRLASQLTGWDIDIMTEQEESERRQKEFNERTALFMDALDVDEMVGQVLASEGFAQVEELAYVDLGEISSIDGFDEDTADEIQTRAREYLERLEAEMDAKRKELGVADELRQIDGLTSQMMVALGEDGIKTIEDFAGCAADDLVGWSERKDGETKKFEGIFSKLDVSRVEAENMVVQARLLAGWITAEDLASEEEANAEAAEEADTAEQE from the coding sequence ATGGCAGTGAGTGCTAACCGGCTTGAGCTTCTGCAGATCGCCGATGCTGTGGCGCGCGAAAAGGTCATCGACCGCGAAATCGTGCTTGCCGCAATGGCCGACGCTATCCAGAAAGCCGCCCGCTCGCGCTATGGTTCGGAAACCAACATTCGCGCTGACATCAACTCCAAGACCGGCGAAATCCGCCTGCAGCGTCTTCTGGAAGTGGTCGAGGCAGCCGAGGACTATTCGACCCAGATCCCGCTTGAGCTGGCCCGTGACCGCAACCCGGACGCCAAGCTCGGCGATTTCATCGCCGATCCGCTGCCGCCGATGGATTTCGGCCGTATCGCCGCCCAGTCCGCCAAGCAGGTCATCGTGCAGAAGGTTCGTGAAGCCGAGCGTGACCGCCAGTATGACGAGTTCAAGGACCGTATCGGCGAAATCGTCAACGGCACCGTCAAGCGCGTCGAATATGGCAATGTCATCGTCGATCTCGGCCGTGGCGAAGGCATCATCCGTCGCGACGAGATGATCCCGCGTGAAAACATGCGTTATGGCGACCGCGTGCGCGCTTACGTTTACGACGTTCGCCGCGAACAGCGCGGCCCGCAGATTTTCCTGTCGCGTACCCATCCGCAGTTCATGGTGAAGCTCTTCACCATGGAAGTTCCGGAAATCTACGACGGCATCATCCAGATCAAGTCGGTCGCCCGCGACCCCGGTTCGCGTGCAAAGATCGCCGTCATCTCGAACGATAGCTCGATCGATCCGGTCGGCGCCTGCGTCGGTATGCGCGGCTCGCGCGTTCAGGCCGTTGTCGGCGAATTGCAGGGCGAGAAGATCGACATCATTCCGTGGAGCCAGGAGCCGGCGTCCTTCATCGTCAACGCCCTGCAGCCGGCGGAAGTCGCCAAGGTGGTTCTGGATGAAGAGTCCGAGCGCATCGAAGTGGTTGTTCCCGATGAGCAGCTGTCGCTCGCCATCGGCCGTCGCGGCCAGAACGTGCGTCTGGCATCGCAGCTGACCGGCTGGGATATCGACATCATGACCGAGCAGGAAGAATCCGAGCGCCGCCAGAAGGAATTCAACGAGCGCACGGCACTGTTCATGGACGCCCTCGACGTTGACGAGATGGTCGGCCAGGTTCTGGCTTCCGAAGGCTTCGCACAGGTCGAAGAACTCGCTTATGTCGATCTCGGTGAAATTTCCTCGATCGACGGTTTCGATGAAGACACCGCCGATGAAATCCAGACCCGCGCCCGCGAATATCTGGAACGCCTGGAAGCCGAAATGGACGCCAAGCGCAAGGAACTCGGCGTTGCCGACGAGCTGCGCCAGATCGACGGCCTGACCTCGCAGATGATGGTCGCGCTGGGTGAAGACGGCATCAAGACCATCGAAGACTTTGCCGGCTGCGCCGCGGACGATCTGGTCGGCTGGAGCGAACGCAAGGACGGCGAGACCAAGAAGTTCGAAGGCATCTTCTCCAAGCTCGACGTCTCGCGCGTCGAGGCCGAGAACATGGTGGTGCAGGCCCGTCTTCTGGCTGGCTGGATCACGGCCGAAGATCTCGCTTCCGAAGAGGAAGCCAATGCGGAAGCTGCCGAGGAGGCGGATACCGCCGAGCAGGAATGA
- a CDS encoding YbaB/EbfC family nucleoid-associated protein, protein MRDIMGMMGKVKEMQSKMEKVQEEIAALEVEGRAGGGLVTVTLNGKGEMRGLKIDPSLLKEDEVEILEDLIVAAHKDAKGKGEAQAQEKMAGLTAGLPLPPGMKLPF, encoded by the coding sequence ATGCGCGACATCATGGGCATGATGGGCAAGGTCAAGGAAATGCAGTCCAAGATGGAAAAGGTGCAGGAAGAAATCGCCGCCCTTGAAGTCGAAGGCAGGGCCGGCGGCGGTCTGGTAACCGTCACTCTCAACGGCAAGGGCGAAATGCGCGGCCTGAAAATCGATCCTTCGCTGTTGAAGGAAGACGAGGTGGAAATTCTCGAGGACCTGATCGTGGCGGCCCATAAGGACGCCAAGGGAAAGGGCGAAGCACAGGCGCAGGAAAAGATGGCGGGCCTGACCGCCGGTCTGCCGCTGCCGCCAGGCATGAAGTTGCCGTTCTGA
- a CDS encoding lytic murein transglycosylase, with protein MAAILSVFSATAAMAQSVPTGAAAARYDAEFNTWLKKEIWPEARKAGISQKTLDAALSGLSINWKLPDLVIPGQKPPKEQSQSQAEFSSPGAYFSEKRLQGLAGTGRSLAATHATTLRRIEAKYGVPGDIIVAIWGRESGFGRAKLPHSVVDVLATKAYMSTRKEMFRTELIDALKIVESGDIAASRMMGSWAGALGQPQFMPSSYLKYAVDFDGDGRRDIWNSVPDALASIANYLSQRGWQRNRDWGFEASIPANVSCAQEGPDLARPVADWTKMGITRISGKAFPANDLTADGMMLVPAGRHGPEFVVTPNFYVIKEYNNSDLYALFIGNLADRIAHGAGPFKAEWGNVGSMLRSDVLAMQKALVAKGYDVGKADGLAGFKTRRSLGDWQAKNGLAPTCFPDATLKAKLK; from the coding sequence CTGGCCGCCATTCTTTCCGTTTTTTCAGCGACGGCGGCCATGGCGCAATCTGTACCAACCGGTGCAGCCGCTGCCCGATACGACGCCGAATTCAATACGTGGCTGAAAAAGGAAATCTGGCCGGAAGCACGCAAGGCGGGTATTTCGCAAAAGACGCTCGATGCTGCGCTGAGCGGTCTCTCCATCAACTGGAAGCTGCCTGATCTCGTCATCCCCGGCCAGAAACCGCCAAAGGAACAAAGCCAGAGCCAGGCCGAATTCTCCTCACCGGGCGCCTATTTCTCCGAGAAGCGACTGCAGGGGCTTGCCGGCACCGGTCGGTCGCTTGCGGCAACCCATGCCACCACCCTTCGTCGCATCGAAGCGAAATATGGCGTGCCCGGCGATATCATCGTGGCGATCTGGGGCCGTGAATCCGGTTTCGGCCGTGCGAAATTGCCCCATTCGGTGGTCGATGTGCTGGCCACGAAGGCCTATATGTCCACCCGCAAAGAGATGTTCCGTACCGAGCTGATCGATGCTCTGAAGATCGTCGAGAGCGGCGATATCGCAGCCTCGCGCATGATGGGCTCCTGGGCCGGCGCACTCGGCCAGCCGCAATTCATGCCGTCAAGCTATCTCAAATATGCGGTGGATTTCGATGGCGACGGCCGGCGCGATATCTGGAACTCCGTACCGGACGCGCTGGCATCCATAGCGAACTATCTTTCTCAGCGCGGCTGGCAGCGCAATCGCGACTGGGGCTTCGAAGCCTCGATCCCGGCGAATGTCTCGTGCGCGCAGGAAGGCCCGGACCTTGCACGGCCGGTGGCCGACTGGACGAAGATGGGCATCACCCGCATTTCCGGAAAAGCCTTTCCGGCCAATGACCTTACCGCCGATGGCATGATGCTGGTGCCGGCCGGGCGGCATGGGCCGGAATTCGTGGTGACGCCGAATTTCTACGTCATCAAGGAATATAACAATTCTGATCTCTACGCCCTGTTCATCGGCAATCTCGCCGACCGCATCGCCCATGGCGCGGGGCCATTCAAGGCGGAATGGGGCAATGTCGGATCGATGCTGCGATCGGATGTTCTGGCCATGCAGAAGGCGCTGGTTGCCAAAGGTTACGATGTCGGCAAGGCGGACGGGCTGGCGGGCTTCAAGACGCGCCGTTCACTCGGCGACTGGCAGGCGAAAAACGGCTTGGCGCCTACCTGCTTTCCCGATGCGACGCTGAAGGCTAAACTGAAATAG
- a CDS encoding MOSC domain-containing protein, protein MKREGQFMKIQAVCRGEAKKLPGKTTKTGIFKHAVQGPVLVDAEGIVSDAVCNRKHHGGPDQAIYVMGSVDLHFWSRSLGFVVEPGFFGENLVLEAVDSAKLHVGDRFSAREVVLEVTAARIPCATLSARIGDPDFALRFRQAGQPGFYCRVLKGGILAAGEDIVFEPYQGTKLPIPTILQRFRPMQLNAAERMAYLETPLASRFRAMLEA, encoded by the coding sequence ATGAAGCGCGAAGGGCAGTTCATGAAAATACAGGCGGTGTGCCGGGGCGAGGCCAAAAAGCTGCCGGGAAAGACGACGAAGACGGGCATCTTCAAACATGCCGTGCAAGGCCCGGTCTTGGTGGATGCCGAAGGTATCGTCAGCGATGCCGTGTGCAATCGCAAACATCACGGCGGGCCGGATCAGGCGATTTACGTCATGGGGTCCGTCGATCTGCATTTCTGGTCCCGCTCCCTGGGCTTCGTAGTCGAACCGGGATTTTTTGGCGAAAACCTAGTTTTGGAAGCTGTCGACAGTGCAAAACTCCATGTCGGCGACAGGTTCTCGGCCCGCGAAGTCGTGCTGGAGGTAACCGCTGCCCGCATTCCCTGCGCTACACTTTCGGCCCGGATCGGCGATCCCGATTTCGCGCTGCGTTTCCGGCAGGCGGGCCAGCCGGGTTTTTATTGCCGCGTGCTGAAAGGCGGAATACTCGCTGCCGGCGAGGATATCGTCTTCGAACCCTATCAGGGAACGAAACTGCCGATACCGACTATTCTCCAGCGATTTCGTCCCATGCAGCTTAATGCAGCCGAGCGCATGGCCTATCTAGAAACGCCGCTTGCCAGCCGGTTTCGCGCGATGCTGGAGGCCTAA
- the nudC gene encoding NAD(+) diphosphatase has translation MSMTIFETNAPHPEASLLTAFSKNALDRFAEKRTEECVADALKIDGTHIFAFSGNRLVLKHDDQVIDPLFSAYELAELQPDFDNAVLLGYRETGEPRIAVPVAVAEDHLASHYKLADARTLYRDHLLDEELLSEVAQAVSLTHWNGDNRFCGKCGGSMELRIGGYKRICAACNHTIFPRTDPVVIMMTIDIERDLCLLGRGAHFAPGMYSCLAGFVEPGETIEQAVRRETHEESGVDIGRVRYHASQPWPMPHTLMIGCYAEALSFDIARDEIELEDCRWFTRTEVAAMLETATGEGFSAPPGGAIAHRLMRDWVEWTK, from the coding sequence ATGTCAATGACAATTTTCGAAACCAACGCTCCCCATCCCGAAGCAAGCCTGCTGACAGCTTTTTCTAAAAATGCCCTCGACCGTTTCGCCGAGAAGCGTACGGAAGAGTGCGTTGCCGATGCGCTGAAAATCGACGGCACCCATATTTTTGCCTTCTCCGGTAACCGGCTTGTCCTGAAGCACGATGATCAGGTCATCGATCCCCTGTTCTCCGCCTATGAGCTGGCCGAGTTGCAGCCGGATTTCGACAATGCCGTGCTGCTGGGATACCGTGAAACCGGCGAGCCGAGAATCGCCGTGCCGGTTGCCGTCGCCGAAGACCATCTGGCGAGCCATTACAAGCTTGCCGACGCCCGCACGCTTTACCGCGATCATCTGCTCGATGAGGAGTTGCTAAGCGAAGTTGCTCAGGCTGTCAGCCTCACGCACTGGAATGGTGACAATCGCTTTTGTGGGAAGTGCGGCGGGAGCATGGAGCTGCGGATCGGCGGTTACAAGCGGATCTGCGCTGCCTGCAACCACACTATTTTTCCGCGAACCGACCCTGTCGTCATCATGATGACGATCGATATCGAGCGCGATCTTTGCCTGCTTGGTCGTGGCGCCCATTTTGCGCCGGGCATGTATTCCTGCCTCGCCGGCTTCGTTGAACCGGGTGAAACCATCGAGCAGGCCGTTCGCCGTGAAACGCATGAGGAATCCGGTGTCGACATCGGCCGCGTACGCTATCACGCCTCCCAGCCTTGGCCGATGCCGCATACGCTGATGATCGGCTGTTATGCCGAAGCGCTCTCTTTCGATATCGCCCGTGACGAGATCGAACTGGAGGATTGCCGGTGGTTTACGCGCACTGAGGTGGCCGCGATGCTGGAGACGGCGACGGGCGAAGGTTTTTCCGCCCCTCCGGGTGGCGCCATCGCGCACCGGCTGATGCGCGACTGGGTGGAATGGACGAAATGA